The nucleotide sequence AATCGTGTCCATGTAACGGGGGTCCGTCCCTCCAAGGCCTGCAACGGAAGCAATGTTGATGATTTTTCCGCTTTTCTGCTGGATCATGTGCCTTCCTGCTTCCTGTGACATCAGGAAGGTGCCTGTTACATTCACATTCATGACTTTATTCCACGCATCAAGCGGCAAGTCCTGTACCGGAGCTCCCCATGTAGCACCGCTGTTATTGACGAGAATGTCAATTTTTCCGAACGTGTCCACTGCTGTCTGCACCACATTTTTTACATCATCCTGATTCGTCACGTCACAGCCGAGTGCGATCGCCTTGACTCCGTATTCACGGCTCAGCTTTTGGGCTGTATCCTCGCATGCAGCAGCCTTTCTGGAGCAGAGCACAAGTGATGCGCCGGCCTGGGCGAAGCCTTCCGCCATCTGGGCACCAAGACCCCTGCCGCCGCCTGTAATAATGGCGACCTTGTCTTTTAGATCAAAAAGTTCCTTGATGTGCATGATATTCCTCCTTATACGGTCTGCAGATTCACATCGTATTTTTTCAGTTCAAGTCTTGCCAGCTGTGCACGGTGAACCTCATCAGGACCGTCGGCGATTCTGAGCGTTCTTGCACCTGCCCACTGAGCCGCAAGCGGTGTATCTTCGCTGACCCCAGCTGCTCCGAATGCCTGGATGGCGCGGTCAATGACTTTCAATGCCATGTTTGGAGCAATCACTTTAATCATGGCAATTTCCGTTTTCGCCTGTTTGTTTCCGACCGTATCCATCATATAGGCGGCTTTCAGCGTCAGCAGCCTGGCCTGCTCAATCTCAATCCGGGAATCAGCGATCCATTCTCTGACAACCCCCTGGCTTGAAATCGGTTTGCCGAAGGCTTCTCTTGTTTGTACACGCTTACATAATTCTTCAAGAGCACGTTCTGCAGCTCCTATTAAACGCATGCAGTGATGGATGCGGCCCGGGCCAAGACGTCCCTGTGCAATCTCAAATCCTCTTCCTTCTCCAAGAAGCATATTTTCTGCAGGAACGCGGACATCTTTAAACGTAATTTCAGCGTGGCCGTGCGGAGCGTGATCATAGCCGAAAACAGGAAGGACTCTTTCAATGGTAACTCCCGGAGTATCGAGCGGCACGAGAATCATAGACTGCTGTTCATATTTAGGAGCATGAAAATCGGATTTCCCCATAAAAATCGCAATCTTGCAGCGCGGATCGCCTGCACCTGAGGACCACCATTTTCTCCCGTTGATGACATACTCATTGCCATCGCGGATAATGCTCGCTTCAATATTTGTCGCATCGGCTGACGCAACGTCCGGTTCTGTCATGGAGAAGCAAGAACGGATCTCGCCGGCAAGCAGCGGTTTCAGCCATTTTTCTTTTTGTTCATCCGATCCATACCTCACAAGCACTTCCATGTTTCCGGTATCTGGTGCGGCACAGTTGAACACTTCCGGAGCGAGCAGCGAACGGCCCATAATCTCACAGAGCGGAGCATATTCAAGATTTGTCAGCCCGGCACCATATTCGCTTTCAGGCAGGAACAAGTTCCACAGTCCCCGTTCCTTTGCTTTGGCTTTCAGCTCCTCCATAATTGGAGGAATAGCAGACCATCTCGTTTCCTGTTCATTTAATTGCTCTTCATATTTCTTTTCATTCGGATAGACGAATTCTTCCATAAAAGAAATTACCTGCTTCTGCAGCTCAACTACCTTTTCTGAATACGAGAAATTCAACTCTCATCACCCTTTCATCCACCTTACTAACCGGTTGGTATGTAGTTCTGTTTCTATCATAATATGATTCTCCCAAAAAAGACAACTATTATTCTAAAAATTCTGTTAAATATTCACTGTCCCTCGTATATCTGCCCGCTAAAAACTCCTTTCCAATCCTTGTAGAAAGTGATATAATTCACTTGTTTTATGTGTAAATGAACGTGATGAAAATAGATTACGCACTAAAGAAGGTGGGAATACAAATTGTCGCAATATGAAACACCGTTATTTACAGGGCTCAAAGAACACGCAAAGAAAGATCCTGTACAATTCCATATTCCTGGACATAAAAAAGGAGCAGGCATTGACCCTGAATTCAGATCTTTTATCGGGGAATCTGCTTTATCTATAGATTTGATCAACATCGGCCCTCTGGATGATCTCCACTCTCCTAAAGGCATGATAAAAAAAGCCCAGGAACTCGCAGCAGAAGCATTCGGAGCTGATTATACATTCTTCTCTGTGCAGGGCACGAGCGGAGCCATCATGACCATGGTAATGGCCGTTTGCGGACCTGGAGATAAAATTCTTGTCCCGCGCAATGTTCATAAATCTGTTATGTCCGCTGTTGTTTTCTCAGGTGCAACACCGATCTTTATCCACCCTGAGATTGACAAAGACCTCGGCATTTCACACGGCATAACAACCGAATCTGTTGAACATGCGCTTGAGCAGCACCCTGATGCAAAAGGGCTGCTCGTCATCAACCCTACGTACTTTGGCGTTTCAGCTGATTTGAAAAAAATCGTAGAAATCTCCCATTCCTATAACGTGCCGGTCCTTGTCGATGAAGCACACGGCGTGCACATTCATTTTCATGATGACCTGCCGCTTTCAGCGATGCAGGCAGGCGCTGATATGGCTGCTACAAGTGTTCATAAGCTCGGCGGCTCAATGACCCAAAGTTCGATCCTCAATGTACGGGAAGGACTTGTTTCGGTTCAGAGAGTCCAGACAATCCTGAGCATGCTGACAACAACGTCCACTTCCTATCTGCTTCTTGCATCACTTGACGTTGCAAGAAAGAGGCTGGCCACAGAGGGACGCGCTCTTGCTGAAAGAGCGATACAGCTTGCCAATGAGACAAGAAACAGAATCAACGCGATTGATAAAATTGAATGCATCGGAGAAGAAATCATCGGCACAAAGGCTGCTTATGACTACGATCCGACGAAATTAATTATCTCCATTAAGGAACTCGGACTGAACGGCTACGATGTAGAAAAATGGCTGCGCGAAAACTATAACATCGAAGTGGAAATGTCCGATTTATACAACATTCTCTGCATCATCACACCTGGTGACACGGAAAGAGAAACCGGAATCCTCGTTGAAGCGCTGCAGGCGCTGTCCGCGCAATTTGCACACGCATCAGCTGATAAAGCAAAGCCGGAGGTCATGCTGCCGGATATTCCAGTATTAGCTTTAACGCCGCGTGACGCTTTCTACGCTGACACAGAAATCGTTCCATTCTCAGAATCTGCAGGCAGGATCATTGCAGAGTTTATCATGGTGTATCCTCCGGGGATTCCAATTTTCATTCCAGGAGAAATCATTTCAGAAGAGAATCTCTCATATGTGCGCAAAAATCTTGAAGTCGGTCTTCCCGTCCAGGGGCCGGAAGATCCGGAACTCCATTACCTGCGCGTAATCAAAGAGCATAGAGCAATTAAATAATCTAATCGAAGCATGGCGCATGCTAAAACCCCCGGGATTCAGTTCCCGGGGGTTTGATTTATCATTTATCTGACTGAATTGCTCAGCCATTGTGCTGAGGATAACAGTGGTCGGTGTGATGCTGGGCAGCCTTATGGTTTGCTCTGTCTTATTTATAGGGTACCATTTCCGCTTTTTGCTTCCCTATAATTTGTTCTGTCTGATTTATGGGTTATCATTCTGGCTTTTTGCTTCCCTATAATTTGTTCTGTCTGATTTATGAGGTACCATTTTGACGCTTTGCATCCCTATAATTTGCTCCGTCTGATTTATGAAGTATCATTTTGAAGCTTTGCATCCCTATGATTTATTCTGTCTGATTTATGAGGTACCAATTTCGCTTTTTGCTTCCCTATAATTTGCTCCGACTTATTTATGGGGTATCATTTTGAAGCTTTGCATCCTTATAATTTGTTCTGTCTGATTTATGAGGTACCATTTTAACGCTTTGCATACCTATAATTTGTTCCGTCTGCTTTATAGGTTTCTATCTCTGCCTTGTGCACCGCCCTTTTTTAGACAGCAAAAAAAGCATGCAGGCCCCCCTGCATGCTTTTCAATCCTCTATTTAAACCCCTTGAATAACTGTCATTTCTCTCTCTAGTACTTGGCAATCGCAGCTTGTGCATTTTCCGTACAAAACACTGACCTTTTCATCTTCAAAATGATCGATTGTTCCGTTGCAGGTTTGACAGACGATTGTTCCCATTTCCATACCCCTTTTTGAATGGATTAGCACTATTTGAAAGCGCTTAATACTTTGTAAGTTTATAATAATATAACACATTTAATCCGTCAAGCCTAAATTGTATAACACATTTAATCTTTTTATCTCTAAAAGTATTCTTTTTTTGAAAAGGTATAAAAAAACTGGCGAACGGATCTGTTCGCCAGTTTTTAGTTCACTATTCATATTGAGTGGTTAATTGGGCGGAAGGGATGACGTCACGGAAGAAATCTGACAGTTCTGCTGCCTGCTGCAGTGTTTCAATCCGAAAGGTGCGCATGAGGAATTCGAGGTCTTCGATATCTGATGAGTCAAGGAGAACTGATTTTCCGGTCTGAAGGCAGATGACGAGCGGTTTGCCAAAAAACATGCCTGAATACACGATGGCCATATCGTACCTCAAATCACTGGAAGCAAAACCAACATACCTGACATTCGCCTGTTCGGTATCATCATAAAACTTTTCCAATGTGTTCATGATGGCCTCCTTCTTTTTATCAGATTATTCAGATTAATTATACTTCATAATTCAAGAGAGCACAATCATTTCCCCTTGAACTTGCAAGCAGGCGGATAATATGTAATATTTTAAATAATCGGACAGTTATAAAATTGTGCTTAGGAGTTGACGCAATGGCCTCACACGCTTTTATTCATTTAGTTGAAGGTTCTGCTCAGCAGACAATATCCCTTGAACAGGTTGAGGAGCTCTTTCTTTATTACAAAGAGATAACAGGCAAAACGGGCAAACAGCTGCAGTTTGACTATGACCAGTCAGCTTTTCCATACGAGTGCACTCAAAAGGAAGGGTATCTCTCCCTTACTTCTGAGGAGCGCGGCTATGCAAAAATGTATATTGGAGCAGGTCCCGTAAATGAAGAGGCCTTTTCATTTCTGCAAATTACCCTGCCGGCAGATTCGAAATACGGCGACAGAAATAAAGCAAATGAATTTTCAAAGTTTCTGGCAAAAAAACTAAAAGGGGAACTGACCTTATTCAATGGAAGGAAGATGTACTATTATAAACGATGAAAAAAGCGATCATCAAAGATCGCTTTTTTTGTTCTAAAGTGGAGTTTCAATTGCATCAGGGTCAGCAATTTCATACCCTTTTTGCTTAAGTCCTGTCACAATGGAGCTTAATGCTTCGCTTGTCCACTTGCGGTCATGCATCAGCAAGTTTGCACCATCAGTCAAGTATGGAGTATTGATCATGATTTCTGTCAGTGCTTCTTTTGTCTGGTAATCACTTTCCCAGTCGTAGCCGTACGTCCAGTTCATCAGCACCATCTTTTCCTCTTCCGCAATTTTTCTGCTTTCATCTGTGTTGCTTCCAAACGGAGCTCTGAAAAAACGGGGACGTTCACCCGTTATTTGCTCAACAAGATCATTCAGACCGGCAATTTCGCTTTTCTGTTCTGAAGGGGTCAGGTCCTTAAGATTGGAATGGGTCATTGTATGATTTCCTATAGGGAAACCAAGCTGATAAATCTCTTTTAGTCTTGCTTTTTCCTCTTCCGTATCCAGAAAATGACCATTTACAAAGAAGATCGCCTTTACTCCCATCTTTTTCAATGTCTGTGCCATCCCCACACTGTACTGATCTGGAGCATCATCGATAGTCAGAAGCACCGCTTTCGGGCTGACGTCAGGACTCAAAGGCTTAATTGACCAATTTGCCGGATCAAGTTTATATTTTGGTGTTTTATCCAATATGGCTGGCTGTTCAGCCTTTTTATCTGATTCCAAATCCGCTGCAGGCTCTGGTTTTTCCTTCCCTGCTTCATGTACCGTTTTCTTTTCCGCAGGAGGATTTTCTTCTTTATTGCCGCCGGTCCCTGATGCAGTGCATCCTGCAAGCAAAAAAGCTGCTGCCGTCATACAGAGTGCTTTTCTCACGTTCTTTCCTCCCCGGTATATTCTTTTTAGAATAATTTGCCGCCGATTGCTTCACTATATAGGAAGAGGAATTAATTAACAACACTTCTTATTTCCTATTTTGAAGGAGGTCTGAATATGAAAAAACTGACACCTGTTTTTGTCCTTTCTCTCATCGTTTCTGTTCTTTTTATTGTATGGGGAGCCATTCCAAAGAGCATAATCGGAAGTGCCAATCTGTCAAACGTAACGACACTTATCCACGGATTTATTATTGAAAAATTCGGCTGGTTTTATATGCTGACCGCTTCCTTTTTTCTCATTTTTGCCATCGGATTAATATTTACAAAATACGGAAATATCAAGCTTGGAAATGATGATGATGAACCGAAGTATTCTTACCTCAGCTGGTTTGCGATGCTTTTCAGTGCCGGCATGGGAATCGGGCTTGTGTTCTGGGGAGTATCTGAGCCGATGAATCATTACAGCGCACCTCCATCCGGTGAAGGGTTTACGGATGAATCTGCCCGTGCTGCAATGCGCTACTCCTTTTTCCATTGGGGGCTTCATCCATGGGCCATTTACTCGGTTATCGCTTTATCACTTGCATATTTTACGTTCAGGAAAAATCAAAACGGAGTCATCAGCAATATTCTCAGACCGCTTTTTGGAGACCGTGCTGATGGAAAGCTTGGTGTACTGATAGACTTCCTTGCAGTGTTTGCCACCATTTT is from Bacillus sp. FSL H8-0547 and encodes:
- a CDS encoding GapA-binding peptide SR1P, producing MGTIVCQTCNGTIDHFEDEKVSVLYGKCTSCDCQVLEREMTVIQGV
- a CDS encoding DUF3055 domain-containing protein is translated as MNTLEKFYDDTEQANVRYVGFASSDLRYDMAIVYSGMFFGKPLVICLQTGKSVLLDSSDIEDLEFLMRTFRIETLQQAAELSDFFRDVIPSAQLTTQYE
- a CDS encoding aminotransferase class I/II-fold pyridoxal phosphate-dependent enzyme; this translates as MSQYETPLFTGLKEHAKKDPVQFHIPGHKKGAGIDPEFRSFIGESALSIDLINIGPLDDLHSPKGMIKKAQELAAEAFGADYTFFSVQGTSGAIMTMVMAVCGPGDKILVPRNVHKSVMSAVVFSGATPIFIHPEIDKDLGISHGITTESVEHALEQHPDAKGLLVINPTYFGVSADLKKIVEISHSYNVPVLVDEAHGVHIHFHDDLPLSAMQAGADMAATSVHKLGGSMTQSSILNVREGLVSVQRVQTILSMLTTTSTSYLLLASLDVARKRLATEGRALAERAIQLANETRNRINAIDKIECIGEEIIGTKAAYDYDPTKLIISIKELGLNGYDVEKWLRENYNIEVEMSDLYNILCIITPGDTERETGILVEALQALSAQFAHASADKAKPEVMLPDIPVLALTPRDAFYADTEIVPFSESAGRIIAEFIMVYPPGIPIFIPGEIISEENLSYVRKNLEVGLPVQGPEDPELHYLRVIKEHRAIK
- a CDS encoding acyl-CoA dehydrogenase, whose translation is MNFSYSEKVVELQKQVISFMEEFVYPNEKKYEEQLNEQETRWSAIPPIMEELKAKAKERGLWNLFLPESEYGAGLTNLEYAPLCEIMGRSLLAPEVFNCAAPDTGNMEVLVRYGSDEQKEKWLKPLLAGEIRSCFSMTEPDVASADATNIEASIIRDGNEYVINGRKWWSSGAGDPRCKIAIFMGKSDFHAPKYEQQSMILVPLDTPGVTIERVLPVFGYDHAPHGHAEITFKDVRVPAENMLLGEGRGFEIAQGRLGPGRIHHCMRLIGAAERALEELCKRVQTREAFGKPISSQGVVREWIADSRIEIEQARLLTLKAAYMMDTVGNKQAKTEIAMIKVIAPNMALKVIDRAIQAFGAAGVSEDTPLAAQWAGARTLRIADGPDEVHRAQLARLELKKYDVNLQTV
- a CDS encoding polysaccharide deacetylase family protein, translating into MRKALCMTAAAFLLAGCTASGTGGNKEENPPAEKKTVHEAGKEKPEPAADLESDKKAEQPAILDKTPKYKLDPANWSIKPLSPDVSPKAVLLTIDDAPDQYSVGMAQTLKKMGVKAIFFVNGHFLDTEEEKARLKEIYQLGFPIGNHTMTHSNLKDLTPSEQKSEIAGLNDLVEQITGERPRFFRAPFGSNTDESRKIAEEEKMVLMNWTYGYDWESDYQTKEALTEIMINTPYLTDGANLLMHDRKWTSEALSSIVTGLKQKGYEIADPDAIETPL
- a CDS encoding DUF1885 family protein; translated protein: MASHAFIHLVEGSAQQTISLEQVEELFLYYKEITGKTGKQLQFDYDQSAFPYECTQKEGYLSLTSEERGYAKMYIGAGPVNEEAFSFLQITLPADSKYGDRNKANEFSKFLAKKLKGELTLFNGRKMYYYKR
- a CDS encoding SDR family oxidoreductase, which codes for MHIKELFDLKDKVAIITGGGRGLGAQMAEGFAQAGASLVLCSRKAAACEDTAQKLSREYGVKAIALGCDVTNQDDVKNVVQTAVDTFGKIDILVNNSGATWGAPVQDLPLDAWNKVMNVNVTGTFLMSQEAGRHMIQQKSGKIINIASVAGLGGTDPRYMDTIAYNTSKGAVITFTKDLAVKWGQYNINVNAIAPGFFPTKMSQVIIENGKDHFLNMTPLKRFGTDQDLKGAALFLAAKASDFMTGDVLVIDGGTHAM